The Quercus robur chromosome 7, dhQueRobu3.1, whole genome shotgun sequence genome has a segment encoding these proteins:
- the LOC126692454 gene encoding ubiquitin-activating enzyme E1 1-like gives MLPRKRGVGGEVETKQEGEGEGVETTTSHQIISIETTLTKKHCAVAATTTTTTTTTTERNNTKGNDDDNNNNNNKAINESGDTSASAPDEPSIMALGNGASTDIDEDLHSRQLAVYGRETMRRLFASNVLVSGMQGLGAEIAKNLVLAGVKSVTLHDDGVVELWDLSGNFIFSEDDVGKNRALASVQKLQELNNAVVISTLTSELTKEQLSDFQVVVFTDISLKKAIEFDDYCRNHQPPISFIKSEVRGLFGSVFCDFGPEFTVFDVDGEDPHTGIIASISNDNPALVSCVDDERLEFQDGDLVVFSEVNGMTELNDGKPRKVKNARPYSFAIEEDTTQYAAYVRGGIVTQVKQPKVLNFKPLQEALRDPGDFLLSDFSKFDRPPLLHLAFQALDKFILEFGRFPVAGSEDDAQKFISLVIGINDTLSDGRLEAIDQNLLRHFASGARAVLNPMAAMFGGIVGQEVVKACSGKFHPLFQFFYFDSVESLPTEPLHPSDLKPLNSRYDAQISVFGSKLQKKLEDAKVFIVGSGALGCEFLKNLALMGVSCNKQGKLTITDDDVIEKSNLSRQFLFRDWNIGQAKSTVAASAAGLINPRLNIEALQNRAAPETENVFDDTFWENLNVVINALDNVNARLYIDQRCLYFQKPLLESGTLGTKCNTQMVIPHLTENYGASRDPPEKQAPMCTVHSFPHNIDHCLTWARSEFEGLLEKTPAEVNAYLINPNEYTSAMKNAGDAQARDNLERVLECLDKEKCEAFQDCIEWARLKFEDYFANRVKQLTYTFPEDATTSNGTPFWSAPKRFPRPLQFSVDDLSHLYFIMAASVLRAETFGIPIPDWVKSPSKMADAVNKVIVPDFQPRKGVKIETDEKANTLSASSIDDAAVIDELIMKLEDCQNQLPQGFKMNPIQFEKDDDTNYHMDLIAGLANMRARNYGIPEVDKLKAKFIAGRIIPAIATATAMATGLVCLELYKVIDGGHKLEDYRNTFANLALPLFSIAEPVPPKLIKHKDLNWTVWDRWILKDNPTLRELLQWLKDKDLNAYSISYGSCLLYNSIFPKHRERMDKKLVDLAREVAKADLPPYRHHLDVVVACEDDDDNDIDIPQVSVYFR, from the exons ATGCTTCCTAGAAAGAGAGGTGTGGGAGGAGAGGTCGAAACGAAgcaagaaggagaaggagaaggagttGAAACGACGACGTCGCATCAGATCATTTCCATCGAGACGACCTTGACGAAGAAGCATTGCGCTGTTGCGgcgaccaccaccaccaccaccaccaccaccacagagAGGAACAACACTAAGGGAAACGAcgacgacaacaacaacaacaacaacaaagcgaTCAACGAAAGCGGCGACACATCGGCATCGGCTCCTGACGAACCTTCCATCATGGCTTTAGGCAATGGAGCTTCGACTGATATCGATGAGGATCTCCACAGTCGGCAGCTCGCGGTTTATGGACGCGAGACGATGCGGCGGCTATTTGCATCTAATGTTCTTGTTTCCGGCATGCAGGGCCTCGGCGCCGAGATTG CGAAGAACCTTGTTCTTGCTGGTGTGAAGTCTGTGACGTTGCATGATGATGGCGTTGTGGAGTTGTGGGATTTGTCTggaaatttcattttttctgaGGATGACGTGGGGAAGAATCGTGCCCTTGCTTCTGTCCAGAAATTGCAAGAGTTGAATAACGCAGTGGTCATTTCTACTTTGACAAGTGAATTGACTAAGGAACAACTTTCAGATTTTCAG GTGGTAGTTTTTACAGATATTAGCTTGAAGAAAGCAATTGAGTTTGATGATTACTGCCGTAATCATCAACCTCCAATTTCCTTTATAAAATCTGAAGTACGAGGCCTTTTTGGTAGCGTGTTTTGTGACTTTGGCCCTGAGTTTACGGTATTTGATGTGGATGGTGAGGATCCACATACAGGCATAATTGCGTCTATTAGCAATGACAACCCCGCTCTTGTATCCTGTGTTGATGATGAGAGGCTTGAGTTTCAGGATGGGGACCTGGTTGTGTTCTCTGAAGTCAATGGAATGACAGAACTAAATGATGGAAAGCCAAGGAAGGTTAAGAATGCAAGACCCTACTCGTTTGCCATTGAGGAGGACACCACACAGTATGCTGCATATGTGAGAGGTGGCATTGTCACACAGGTGAAGCAACCTAAGGTGTTAAACTTTAAGCCGTTGCAAGAAGCACTAAGGGATCCTGGTGATTTCCTTCTAAGTGACTTCTCCAAGTTTGATCGTCCACCCCTCCTTCACCTGGCATTTCAAGCTCTTGATAAATTTATATTGGAGTTTGGACGCTTTCCAGTTGCTGGATCAGAGGATGATGCTCAGAAGTTCATTTCTCTGGTCATTGGCATCAATGATACCTTATCAGATGGGAGGCTTGAGGCAATTGACCAAAACCTTCTTCGTCATTTTGCATCTGGTGCTAGGGCTGTGCTGAATCCCATGGCTGCAATGTTTGGTGGTATTGTTGGACAGGAAGTTGTGAAGGCTTGCTCTGGGAAGTTTCATCCTCTTTTCCAG TTTTTCTACTTCGACTCAGTTGAGTCCCTTCCCACGGAACCCTTGCATCCTAGTGATCTGAAACCCTTAAACAGTCGTTATGATGCACAAATTTCAGTGTTTGGATCCAAACTCCAGAAGAAACTTGAGGATGCaaaagtatttattgtgggatctGGTGCACTGGGGTGTGAGTTCTTGAAGAATTTAGCGCTGATGGGGGTTTCTTGTAATAAACAAGGGAAATTAACAATTACAGATGATGATGTTATTGAGAAAAGTAACCTCAGCAGGCAGTTTCTCTTCAGGGACTGGAACATTGGGCAGGCTAAGTCAACAGTCGCTGCTTCAGCTGCTGGTTTGATAAACCCTCGCCTCAACATTGAAGCACTGCAGAACCGCGCAGCCCCTGAGACAGAGAATGTATTTGATGACACATTCTGGGAAAACCTGAATGTTGTAATCAATGCTCTGGACAATGTGAATGCTAGGCTTTACATTGATCAGAGATGCTTATATTTCCAGAAGCCATTATTGGAATCAGGGACCCTAGGTACCAAGTGCAACACTCAGATGGTTATTCCTCACCTTACCGAAAATTATGGTGCCTCTCGAGATCCACCTGAAAAGCAAGCACCCATGTGCACAGTTCATTCATTCCCTCACAATATTGACCACTGCTTGACATGGGCTCGATCTGAGTTTGAGGGTTTGCTTGAGAAGACACCAGCTGAAGTGAATGCTTATCTAATCAACCCAAATGAATACACATCTGCAATGAAGAATGCTGGCGATGCTCAGGCCAGGGACAACTTGGAACGTGTTCTTGAATGCCTTGACAAGGAGAAATGTGAAGCATTCCAAGATTGCATAGAATGGGCTCGTCTGAa GTTCGAAGATTACTTTGCCAACCGTGTGAAGCAGTTAACATACACTTTTCCCGAGGATGCTACAACCAGTAATGGGACACCATTCTGGTCTGCTCCCAAGCGCTTCCCTCGCCCACTGCAGTTCTCAGTTGATGATCTCAGTCACCTCTATTTTATTATGGCAGCATCGGTACTACGTGCAGAGACATTTGGCATCCCAATTCCTGATTGGGTCAAGTCCCCTAGCAAGATGGCTGATGCTGTTAACAAAGTGATAGTCCCTGATTTCCAGCCCAGGAAAGGTGTTAAAATTGAGACAGATGAAAAAGCTAACACCCTTTCCGCTTCATCAATTGATGATGCTGCTGTTATTGATGAGTTGATCATGAAGTTAGAAGACTGCCAGAATCAGTTGCCCCAAGGTTTCAAGATGAATCCAATTCAGTTTGAGAAG GATGATGACACAAACTATCATATGGACCTAATAGCTGGACTTGCGAACATGAGGGCAAGGAATTATGGTATCCCTGAAGTTGATAAGCTTAAGGCCAAGTTCATTGCAGGGAGGATCATCCCGGCAATTGCAACCGCCACTGCCATGGCGACAGGTCTTGTCTGCTTGGAGCTGTACAAGGTTATAGATGGAGGGCATAAATTAGAGGATTACCGAAACACCTTTGCGAACCTAGCTCTCCCTCTTTTCTCAATAGCTGAGCCAGTTCCTCCTAAATTGATTAAGCACAAGGACTTGAACTGGACTGTGTGGGACAGATGGATTTTGAAGGACAATCCAACATTGAGGGAGCTTCTTCAATGGCTGAAAGACAAGGACTTGAATGCTTACAGCATCTCTTATGGGAGTTGCCTACTTTATAATAGCATCTTCCCAAAGCATCGAGAGCGCATGGATAAGAAGTTAGTGGATTTGGCTAGGGAAGTGGCCAAGGCAGATCTACCTCCATATCGACATCACCTTGATGTGGTAGTGGCTTGTGAGGATGACGATGACAATGATATCGATATCCCTCAGGTTTCGGTTTACTTCAGGTAG